The nucleotide sequence GGGCTTCGGGGAAGGCCTTCGAGATGAGGACGAGCACGCGGAGTTCTTCGTCCAGCGCCGGGCCCATCTCGGGTTCGCCGAACCGACGCTGGAGTTCACCCCCTCGTTCCTGTGGTACTTCGACGCCATCCCCCGGAACGACCGCTCGTGGTACTACCTCGGCGAGGCCGGCCGTGAGCACGAACTGGTCCGCATTCGCCGCACCGACACAGAATTGCGCGTCGATATCGCGGCCTTGCCCCTACGCCGCTACCTTGCCGCGCGTAGTCGCCTTCTGGTCCTTCAGCATGACCGGATCACGTGGCTCGACCACGCACCAGAGCCGCGCATCGATGCGGTCGACCGCTCCCACCTGCGGCACTTCGTCCTCCACAGCGGAGCGACCCGCTCAGCGGAACGGCCGGGATTTGTGCGGCTGATCGGGAAGCAGATCGTGCTACCGATCGACGCAGCACTCGACGATCCAGTGTAACGGGCCGGAAATCGCGGGCCCAAGAGGTCGTTAAAGTCCTATCGAGGATGACCTGCTGTCGCCCCTTCGGGGGTGACGCAACGGTTCCGTTCTCGTGTAAGGGCGCTGTCCGCGCCCCGTCTGCACCGCTCCGACCGCGCACTCTCCAATACCCGATGGCGGACCAACTGCCCTTGTGAAGCTTCCCCTTGATCGTGGACACCTGGACACTGGGATCTTGAGGTTCCAGAGGAAGTAGCACCAGGTGGGAAGCAAGTACTTGAAGCGGTACACCGAGGAGTTCAAGCGAGACGCCATCGCGCTCGTCGACTCCTCGGGCAAGACGGTCACCGCCGTCGCCAGGGAGCTCGGGATCAGCTCCGAGTCCCTGCGCGGCTGGTATCGCCGGGCGAAGGCGGACCGGGGCGAGGACGGGTCCGGTGAGCTGACCAGTGCCGAGCGCGAGGAGCTCAAGCGGCTGCGCAGGGAGGTCCGCGAACAGCAGCAGACGATCGAGATCCTGAAAAAAGCGACGGCCTTCTTCGTGAAGGAGAACGACCGGTGAGCGAGCTGTACCGGTTGATCCATGCGGAGAAGGCGACGTACCCGATCGTCCTGCTGTGCCGGGTGCTGAAGGTCGCCCGCTCCTCCTACTACGCCTGGTGCGAGGGCGTGGCCGCCCGCCGTGTCCGCCAGGCCGCCGACGACGCGCTCGCGCACGAGATCACCGTGGTGCACATCGCTTCCCGGCACACCTACGGTGTCCCGCGCATCCACGCCGAACTGCGCCGCCTGGGCCGGCGGGTCAACCGCAAGCGCGTCGCCCGCGTGATGCGTGAGCGCGACATCCGCGGCGTCACCCGGCGCAGGCGGCGTTCGCTGACCCGGCCGGATGCGAAGGCGAAGCCGGCCCCGGACCTGATCGGCCGCGACTTCCATGCCGAGCGGCCCGGGACGAAGCTGGTCGGCGACATCACCTGCCTGCCCACCGCCGAGGGCTGGCTCTACCTCGCCTGCTGGCTGGACCTGGCCACCCGCGAGGTCGTCGGTTATGCCATGGCCGACCACCACCGCGCCGAACTCGTCGTCGACGCCCTCGACATGGCCCACGGACGGGGCGGAATGGAACCCGGCTGCGTGGTTCACAGCGATCGCGGAAGTGAATACACGTCGACCCAATTCCGTGCACGGATAGGGAAGTTGGGGCTGCGGCAGAGCTGCGGACGCACCGGATCTTGCTTCGACAACGCAGCCGCGGAGAGCTTCTGGGCCCTGCTCAAGGAGGAGATCGGCACCCGCGCCTGGCCCGACCGGGCCACCGCCCGAACCGACGTCTTCTCCTTCATCGAGACCTTCTACAACCGCCGCCGCCTGCGCAAGCACAAGACTTTCGGCTACCTCACCCCGACCGCGACCAGGCAGCGGCACCAGCACACCCTCGCGGCATAACGAACGAGTGTCCGAGATCACGGGGAAACTTCACTTGGCAGGAGACCCCCTCTCTCGGATGAGCTGCCGGCCATGGCCTCTCGTCCACAGCACGCGCTGGGTGTTCATCGGGTGGCGCTACGGTATTTACGAGTGGCCAGCCAGGAGAAGACGACCAGGATCACCAACGACCAGGTGAGCGAAGCGAGGACCGGGTGCTGCATGGGCCACACGTCGGCGGGATCGGCACCAGGGTTTCCGAACAACTGCCGACAAGCCTGGACCGTGGCGCTGAGGGGATTCCAGTACGCGATGGTCTTCAGCCAGCCGGGCATGGTGGCGACCGGGACGAAGGCGTTGGAAAGGAACGTCATGGGGAAGACCCAGATCACCCCCGCCGACCCGGCCGCCTCGGAGGTGCGGACCGAAAGACCCACCCAGGCGCCCACCCAGGAGAAGGCGTACCCGAACAGCAGCAGCAGAACGAAAGCGCCGAGTGCGGGCAGCAGGCCATGGTGGATCCGCCATCCCACCAGCAGGGCTACCACAGCGAGGACCAGCAAAGTAGCCGCGGTCTGCAGTACGTCCGCAAGCGTCCGTCCCATCAGCACCGCGGAGCGTGCCACGGGTAGCGACCTGAAACGGTCCACCAGCCCCTTGGCCATGTCCTCGGCGACTCCGGTCGAAGCGCCGGCCACTCCGAACATCACCACCTGGGTGAAGATGCCCGCCATGATGAACTCGCGGTATCCGCTCGGCCCGGCGCCCGGTACCACGACCGCGCCGCCCAGCACATAAGAGAACAACAGCACGAACATCACAGCTTGAACCAGGACGAGGACGAAGCTCTCCGGTATGCGTGTCGTCCGTCGCAGGTTGCGTTTGGTCACGGTCCACGAGTCCCGCAGCAGCCGAACCAGCCGCGGACGCGATCTGGGTGTCTCCGGGGTGACCGTCAGGCTGTTCGTCGTCATCTCAGATCTCCTCTCGAGCCGCGACCCGCGTGCCCCCGGCCCTTACTTCGACCGGAGAGGGAGCCGGACTGCCGTCAGGGACGTCGGCGTGGCCGGTCAGCGACAGGAAGACCTCGTCGAGGGTCGGCCTGCGCAGACAGATCTCGTCGGGTCGCAGACCGCGGCATTCCAACTCGTTGATCATCCCGGCGAGCACCGGGGCGCCCCCGTCGACCGGCACAGTGATCCTGCCGGTGCGCCGGTCGACGACCACGCCTGCCGTCGCGACACCGGTGATCGCCTCGACCGTGGCGGCGATCCGGTCTCGGTCGCGCACCACGATCTCGACTCGCTCGTTGCCCACCCGCGCCTTGAGCTCGTCGCTGGATCCGCGGGCGATCACCTCGCCCTTGTCGACCACAGCGATGTCGTCCGCCAGCCGATCGGCCTCCTCCAGATACTGGGTGGTGAGCAGGATGGTGCTGCCCTGGTCGGCCAGAGACTCCATCACCTCCCACAACGCGATCCGGTTGTGCGGGTCGAGGCCGGTTGTCGGCTCGTCCAGGAACATCACCGGTGGCCGTACCACGAGGGCAGCGGCGAGGTCGAGTCTGCGCCGCATTCCTCCCGAGTAAGTCTTGGCAGGCCGGTCGGCCGCAGCGCCGAGATTGAACCATTCGATCAGTTCTTTGGCCCTGACCTTGGCCTCCCGCGTGGTCATCTGGTACAGCTCACCGACCATGCGCAGGTTCTCCGTGCCGGTCAGGTACTCATCAACAGCCGCGTACTGCCCGGACAGACCGATCAGTCCACGCACTTTGTCTGGGTGACGCAGTACGTCCACCCCGGCGACGAACGCCCGGCCGGCGTCCGGGCGCAGCAAAGTGGTGAGCACCCGCACCGTGCTGGTCTTGCCCGCCCCGTTGGGCCCGAGCAGTCCGAGCACCGTTCCCTCCGGCACGTGCAGGTCGACCCCGGCCAGGGCTCGGACCCCGCCGAAGGTCTTCACCAGTCCCTGCGCACTGATGGCTTCCACCTCTCGCCTCTCCTTGTTCCACGTTCGATGTCGTCGTTCCCGGAGCGCGACGCGGACGCCGGCCGGGACAGGTCAGTTATTGTCCATCGCTGCGATCAGGCTCTTGGGCCGCATGTCGACCCACGACTCCTCGATGAACTCGAGGCATGCCTCACGACTCGCCTCGCCGAAAGCG is from Streptomyces cadmiisoli and encodes:
- a CDS encoding transposase, which gives rise to MGSKYLKRYTEEFKRDAIALVDSSGKTVTAVARELGISSESLRGWYRRAKADRGEDGSGELTSAEREELKRLRREVREQQQTIEILKKATAFFVKENDR
- a CDS encoding IS3 family transposase translates to MSELYRLIHAEKATYPIVLLCRVLKVARSSYYAWCEGVAARRVRQAADDALAHEITVVHIASRHTYGVPRIHAELRRLGRRVNRKRVARVMRERDIRGVTRRRRRSLTRPDAKAKPAPDLIGRDFHAERPGTKLVGDITCLPTAEGWLYLACWLDLATREVVGYAMADHHRAELVVDALDMAHGRGGMEPGCVVHSDRGSEYTSTQFRARIGKLGLRQSCGRTGSCFDNAAAESFWALLKEEIGTRAWPDRATARTDVFSFIETFYNRRRLRKHKTFGYLTPTATRQRHQHTLAA
- a CDS encoding ABC transporter permease — translated: MTTNSLTVTPETPRSRPRLVRLLRDSWTVTKRNLRRTTRIPESFVLVLVQAVMFVLLFSYVLGGAVVVPGAGPSGYREFIMAGIFTQVVMFGVAGASTGVAEDMAKGLVDRFRSLPVARSAVLMGRTLADVLQTAATLLVLAVVALLVGWRIHHGLLPALGAFVLLLLFGYAFSWVGAWVGLSVRTSEAAGSAGVIWVFPMTFLSNAFVPVATMPGWLKTIAYWNPLSATVQACRQLFGNPGADPADVWPMQHPVLASLTWSLVILVVFSWLATRKYRSATR
- a CDS encoding ATP-binding cassette domain-containing protein, translated to MEAISAQGLVKTFGGVRALAGVDLHVPEGTVLGLLGPNGAGKTSTVRVLTTLLRPDAGRAFVAGVDVLRHPDKVRGLIGLSGQYAAVDEYLTGTENLRMVGELYQMTTREAKVRAKELIEWFNLGAAADRPAKTYSGGMRRRLDLAAALVVRPPVMFLDEPTTGLDPHNRIALWEVMESLADQGSTILLTTQYLEEADRLADDIAVVDKGEVIARGSSDELKARVGNERVEIVVRDRDRIAATVEAITGVATAGVVVDRRTGRITVPVDGGAPVLAGMINELECRGLRPDEICLRRPTLDEVFLSLTGHADVPDGSPAPSPVEVRAGGTRVAAREEI